In Aciduliprofundum sp. MAR08-339, a single window of DNA contains:
- a CDS encoding MBL fold metallo-hydrolase, which yields MVRARFLGGAEEVGSLGLYMEFDELRLLFDYGLTPSKPPAYPLPAPPVDSMFLTHVHLDHSGMVPKISTAYEANIYATEPTNAVLPLMLNDTIKVANIEGFPIPYTKEEVESTTDALIPVEYGKPVELGSLDIVPHSAGHIPGSAMYEIRDDKTILFTGDIQTVNTHLVWGTKPVKTDVLIMESTYAGREHPPRDEVERNFLEKIEEIVERGGKAVVPVFAVGRTQEIMLILAKTDYDVWIDGMGRFITNLFLQYPQYLRSAKKLKRARNKMNIVRRRSDRRKALNGDVIVATGGMLEGGPVLHYINHLKNDRRSGILLTGYQVEGTNGRLLMDEGILELYGIKEKIDMELNFFDFSAHAGHSELVEFAEKCSPEKIILMHGDNREALAKDLKNMGFDVFLPKNDEEFLI from the coding sequence ATGGTAAGAGCGCGGTTTCTTGGAGGCGCAGAGGAGGTTGGAAGCCTCGGATTGTACATGGAATTCGATGAGTTGAGATTGCTTTTTGATTATGGGCTCACTCCCTCAAAACCTCCCGCGTATCCCCTACCTGCTCCCCCCGTGGATTCCATGTTTCTAACCCATGTGCATCTTGACCATTCGGGCATGGTGCCGAAAATCTCAACAGCCTATGAGGCAAACATATATGCAACAGAGCCAACAAACGCCGTTCTTCCCCTCATGCTCAACGATACAATCAAGGTAGCCAATATTGAGGGTTTTCCCATTCCATACACAAAGGAGGAGGTTGAAAGCACCACGGATGCGCTCATACCCGTTGAGTACGGAAAGCCCGTTGAACTTGGCTCATTGGATATAGTGCCCCACAGTGCGGGACACATTCCCGGCAGTGCAATGTACGAGATAAGGGACGATAAAACCATACTCTTCACAGGAGATATACAGACCGTAAATACCCATCTCGTATGGGGCACAAAGCCCGTGAAGACTGATGTGCTTATCATGGAGAGTACCTACGCGGGCAGGGAGCACCCTCCCAGGGACGAAGTGGAGAGAAATTTCCTGGAAAAGATTGAGGAAATCGTGGAACGCGGAGGAAAGGCAGTGGTTCCTGTATTTGCAGTTGGCAGAACCCAGGAGATCATGCTGATACTGGCAAAAACTGATTATGATGTTTGGATAGATGGTATGGGCAGGTTCATAACAAACCTATTCCTACAGTATCCACAGTACCTGAGATCCGCAAAAAAGTTGAAAAGGGCGAGGAACAAGATGAACATTGTTAGAAGGAGGAGTGACAGAAGAAAGGCACTAAATGGGGATGTGATCGTTGCCACCGGAGGCATGCTTGAGGGGGGTCCCGTTCTGCATTACATAAACCACCTGAAAAATGATAGGAGAAGTGGGATTCTTCTCACAGGATATCAGGTTGAGGGTACAAATGGAAGATTGCTCATGGACGAGGGAATACTCGAACTCTACGGGATAAAAGAGAAAATAGATATGGAATTGAATTTCTTTGACTTTTCCGCCCATGCGGGACATTCAGAACTCGTGGAATTCGCCGAAAAATGCTCACCTGAGAAGATAATACTGATGCACGGCGATAACAGAGAGGCTCTGGCAAAGGATTTGAAAAATATGGGCTTTGATGTGTTCCTTCCGAAAAACGATGAAGAGTTCCTTATTTAG
- a CDS encoding DNA-directed RNA polymerase subunit K, translating into MEYTRFEKARIIGARALQISMGAPVLIHLPEDIVDPLDIAMYEFEKGIIPITVKRAK; encoded by the coding sequence ATGGAGTACACGAGATTTGAGAAAGCGCGCATAATCGGCGCACGAGCCCTTCAAATATCAATGGGCGCTCCTGTTCTGATTCATTTGCCGGAGGACATAGTTGATCCTCTGGATATTGCAATGTACGAGTTTGAAAAGGGGATTATTCCCATAACCGTGAAGAGGGCTAAATAA
- a CDS encoding tRNA(Ile)(2)-agmatinylcytidine synthase — protein MRGKCKDVYIGMDDTDSRSGMCTTYLVKVLVEEFQKEGFDLIGPPRLVRLNPNIPWKTRGNGAVVLRVGRGYGEKRIVGEIRGRKIHAYRNGKNISLELKDIVEKVKNYFVLENDSTNPGIVISERKLPEKLYWITVRGVVSLDYVEGILKEHGAKYAKFKNGRGIIGASAGIAWRARHFTYELLTYLPEDRWNKERFIDARSVIEMDSEIKSTFDNYDYENGYVAIVPHSKTPVLYGIRGTDPDDLIRAKDMIISEQYDSWFLFLTNQGSDDHIVSKKIGEIGMNENVKIRGKVTAKPRKIEGGHVILTLRDNTGEIDCAAYEPTKNFRRIVEGLIEGDEIEVYGSVRSEPRSVNIEKIHVLKLAEKRVKVSNPVCPKCGRKMESIGRGKGYRCRKCGFKLPESAAIYRIVEREIKEEWYEVPVIARRHLAKPLKIMGKRSSKIF, from the coding sequence ATGCGAGGGAAATGTAAGGACGTGTACATAGGCATGGACGACACGGATTCACGCAGCGGGATGTGCACCACATACCTTGTAAAGGTTCTTGTTGAAGAGTTTCAAAAGGAGGGGTTTGATCTTATCGGTCCCCCGAGACTGGTTAGATTGAATCCTAACATACCCTGGAAAACGAGGGGCAACGGTGCCGTGGTTCTAAGAGTTGGAAGGGGATACGGGGAGAAAAGAATAGTGGGAGAAATCAGGGGAAGAAAAATCCATGCCTACAGGAACGGCAAGAACATATCCCTAGAACTGAAAGATATTGTGGAAAAGGTGAAAAATTATTTTGTTCTTGAGAATGATTCCACAAACCCGGGCATTGTGATATCAGAGAGAAAACTACCAGAAAAATTGTACTGGATAACGGTCAGAGGTGTGGTCTCTCTGGATTATGTTGAAGGGATATTGAAAGAGCACGGGGCAAAATACGCAAAATTCAAAAATGGACGTGGCATAATTGGAGCATCTGCAGGTATTGCATGGAGGGCAAGGCATTTCACCTACGAACTTCTCACCTACCTTCCAGAGGATAGGTGGAACAAGGAAAGGTTCATAGATGCCAGGAGCGTAATTGAGATGGACAGTGAAATAAAGAGCACCTTCGATAACTACGACTATGAAAACGGATACGTCGCCATTGTACCCCATTCAAAAACCCCCGTACTTTACGGTATCAGGGGCACGGACCCGGACGATTTAATAAGGGCCAAGGATATGATCATAAGTGAGCAGTACGACTCCTGGTTCCTGTTTCTTACAAACCAGGGCAGTGACGACCACATAGTTTCCAAAAAAATAGGGGAAATAGGGATGAACGAGAACGTTAAAATCAGGGGCAAAGTTACAGCAAAGCCCAGAAAAATTGAGGGAGGGCACGTGATCCTCACACTGAGGGATAATACGGGCGAGATTGACTGTGCAGCCTACGAACCAACCAAAAATTTCAGGAGGATAGTGGAAGGACTCATTGAAGGAGACGAGATAGAAGTTTACGGAAGCGTACGCAGTGAGCCAAGAAGCGTAAACATTGAAAAAATACACGTGCTCAAACTGGCAGAAAAAAGGGTAAAGGTCTCAAATCCCGTATGTCCAAAATGTGGAAGAAAAATGGAAAGCATTGGAAGGGGAAAGGGCTACAGATGCCGCAAATGCGGATTCAAACTACCTGAAAGTGCAGCCATCTACCGGATAGTTGAGAGGGAAATAAAAGAGGAGTGGTACGAGGTGCCTGTAATAGCCAGGAGACACCTTGCAAAACCCCTGAAAATAATGGGAAAAAGGTCATCTAAGATATTTTAA
- a CDS encoding RNA-binding protein, with protein sequence MDTASDARILMAEKCVRDMEKYIGNMRDVKKSGILKELEAKIMELKYSYGELEDLKTILEDIKKFCVDIVNILGGNEWATRLKGMKFSALSIAHIKFCLNILYNLENRLKLPSKPEYAVDIRIGEVESVMKHPNASKLRICNVNVGKVVTVVTNIESVKEGEKLAVALLPPAEFFGVVSEGMFLSHESKNGTPGEMPALTDEERNNARKEVLKYLR encoded by the coding sequence ATGGACACCGCAAGCGATGCCAGGATCCTGATGGCCGAGAAATGCGTGAGAGATATGGAGAAGTACATTGGGAATATGAGGGATGTTAAAAAGAGTGGCATTTTGAAGGAACTGGAGGCAAAAATAATGGAGTTGAAGTACTCTTACGGCGAGTTGGAAGATCTCAAAACCATTCTTGAAGATATTAAAAAATTCTGCGTGGATATTGTTAATATTCTTGGAGGAAATGAGTGGGCGACCAGGTTGAAGGGTATGAAGTTCAGTGCTCTCAGTATAGCCCATATAAAATTCTGTCTCAACATTCTGTACAATCTTGAAAATCGGCTCAAACTGCCATCCAAGCCCGAGTACGCTGTTGATATCCGCATAGGTGAGGTGGAGAGTGTGATGAAGCATCCAAATGCAAGTAAGTTGAGGATATGCAATGTTAACGTTGGAAAGGTAGTAACTGTGGTAACTAATATTGAGAGTGTGAAAGAGGGTGAAAAACTCGCAGTTGCTCTCCTTCCTCCGGCTGAGTTTTTTGGAGTGGTCAGCGAGGGGATGTTCTTGTCCCATGAATCCAAGAATGGAACCCCTGGAGAGATGCCAGCATTGACCGATGAGGAGAGAAACAATGCCAGAAAGGAGGTTTTAAAATATCTTAGATGA
- a CDS encoding ribbon-helix-helix protein, CopG family, translating into MSDSIRITIRLSRNAAEKMEELVKSGEFKNISEVVRTAIENFLAEKFAPRNIEKISVDLPKATVAMLTRLVEEGDAVDLDDAIRTAVREYVRKQISMLAKESIERGLKEELEEGEI; encoded by the coding sequence ATGTCGGATTCCATAAGGATCACCATAAGGCTATCCCGCAATGCGGCGGAGAAGATGGAAGAACTCGTCAAGAGCGGTGAGTTCAAAAACATATCGGAGGTTGTGCGCACAGCCATTGAAAATTTCCTTGCAGAAAAATTTGCTCCCAGAAACATTGAGAAGATAAGCGTTGATCTGCCAAAGGCCACAGTGGCAATGCTCACACGTCTCGTGGAGGAGGGAGACGCTGTGGACCTGGACGATGCCATACGCACCGCAGTCAGGGAGTACGTAAGAAAGCAGATTTCCATGCTTGCAAAGGAGAGCATAGAAAGGGGGCTGAAGGAGGAACTGGAGGAGGGTGAGATATAA
- the ftsZ gene encoding cell division protein FtsZ, with protein MSIESLFRRASAYALAGQGFYEDKINVVVVGVGGAGCNAVNRMKKLGLSTPTIAINTDMAHLMSIEADKKILLKKGTRGLGAGGLVERGESSAILARKEIAEFFKGVDVAFITTGLGGGTGTGATPVIADIAREFGALVITIATLPFKIEKARFSRAKDGLRRIVKSSNTVIVLENDKLMKIVPNLPLQKAFMVMDQLVSYTIISFIDVLTKPSLMNIDLSDLRRLMASGRFSTILIGEGDTYDPRKIVTDALNRPLIMDMDYSKAKGGLIHITTGEDVPISKIHAAIDAISSMLEDNSNIIIGARIDPEFGDRMRVLVVLTDIKIPLLEERYEMGGEKLQKDLSLEKIR; from the coding sequence TTGAGCATAGAATCCCTTTTCAGAAGGGCCTCCGCCTACGCTCTCGCTGGCCAAGGGTTCTATGAGGATAAGATCAACGTAGTGGTGGTTGGTGTCGGAGGGGCGGGCTGCAACGCAGTTAACAGAATGAAAAAATTGGGTTTATCCACCCCCACAATTGCCATAAACACGGATATGGCACATTTGATGAGCATAGAGGCTGATAAAAAAATCCTCCTAAAAAAGGGCACGAGAGGTCTCGGAGCAGGTGGGCTTGTGGAGAGGGGAGAGAGCAGTGCCATTCTCGCAAGGAAGGAAATCGCGGAATTTTTCAAGGGTGTGGATGTTGCATTCATAACCACAGGTCTTGGCGGGGGCACTGGAACCGGAGCAACGCCCGTGATTGCGGATATTGCAAGGGAATTTGGGGCACTCGTTATAACAATAGCCACACTACCATTCAAAATAGAGAAGGCAAGATTCTCCAGAGCCAAGGATGGTCTAAGAAGAATTGTAAAATCTTCAAACACAGTGATCGTGCTGGAAAACGATAAACTCATGAAAATTGTGCCCAATTTACCGCTTCAAAAGGCATTTATGGTCATGGACCAACTGGTGAGCTATACCATCATTTCATTTATTGACGTGCTCACAAAGCCCTCACTTATGAACATAGATCTCTCAGATCTGAGAAGATTAATGGCAAGCGGCCGTTTTTCCACAATTCTCATAGGGGAAGGTGATACATACGATCCAAGAAAGATAGTCACTGATGCCCTCAACAGGCCGCTCATAATGGATATGGACTACTCAAAGGCGAAGGGAGGGCTAATACACATAACCACAGGGGAGGATGTCCCCATTTCAAAGATCCACGCCGCCATAGACGCCATATCATCCATGCTGGAAGATAATTCAAATATAATAATCGGGGCAAGAATAGACCCTGAGTTTGGTGATAGAATGCGTGTCCTTGTTGTTCTCACGGACATAAAGATTCCCCTTCTGGAAGAGCGCTATGAGATGGGTGGAGAAAAACTACAAAAAGATTTGAGTCTGGAGAAGATAAGGTAA